The Hahella sp. HNIBRBA332 genome window below encodes:
- a CDS encoding SDR family NAD(P)-dependent oxidoreductase, with protein sequence MSVVEIREDLDIAVIGLSGRFPGSDDCQTFWRNLLMGVAGISHFSEDELLEAGHDLNKIRNKDFVPANGVLAGAQYFDAEFFGYSQAEAALMDPQTRLMLQCVWHALENAGVDPDKRGRNIGLFLGARSTVQWTMQAMLSEQVDNVGGFLASQLSNKDAMSTLISWKLGLEGPSFTMQTACSTSLVSIHQAVQSLLNGECDFAVAGGVSLLLPQQNGHLYQDGMLFSKDGKTRAFDADASGSVFGSGVGAVVLRRAGDAIADNDPIWAILKGSAINNDGARKVGYTAPSVKGQAEVIRAALQLAEVDASDMDYIECHGTATGLGDSIEFMALREVFGEAHANRGEPNQCALGAVKSNIGHLDSAAGVAGFIKMVLALRHGLIPPTLHFQRPNPQLDFEKSSFYINTCAEPWLAQEGKLRTGGVSSFGIGGTNAHIVLQEYAPLMAKTPIEAAGAERLFFPFSAVNKASLTQHLESVSQWLVTQDGIDLRALSHTLGKRHSFSCRVLLAADSKFALMREIERYLALAEEDDGHALIYSTLASQMTEALNGEQAPLDNDGIEKWLSGASKELPPSLFGGLSGQPLKEVPGYAFARDDHGAGHVSDKTWGRIAEVLSAPEGRSLSKNAAGMLTPFWKPIRFPRAQEQQEGRRVALAPPSSDALTGGLSRHNIEVLDCNPLCPVQLRSALTELSARARSGQSLTLALAFPADGVAMAAESLRALSELGRGLADTDFSGYASVHIYLLAPVFSTGDADLRQEADQVLTTAALKALALVAPQEIPGITCACLGICNPSEKWTPAALARVLAAPMHGPLKLSEDGLYVEDFRCPDEDENEVLEESRFMGATFVITGAGGRMARAMAKTIAERFQGRLALITRQQADSPAMQSLRQQLTAAGAGAVEMFPYALEAEDDALALFESIRQRLGEISVVIHAAGVTDGDSFAPLAQLNADHYQAQLGPKARVAQVLARVFANVPVEMCFVTSSMSAFFGGIAHAPYATANLFLDGWCQRQNSKPDAPRWVAVNWETVHFEEASRKDANAWGANETALLGAEFPALFERSLREFDRENQKIFSAGQFTDRLYAWGGRRPASGAHPVSAISNIKLKPRPATVGAAFVAPDSALQQDIAAIWSGILGVEGVGVDDRFMELGGDSLKTIVMAEKVYKKLGKRIAIQDFFAQPTIREIERQCLLEQEGAPVTALEIDPAAPILASADQELLYIHQTTYQDASYNMPVAFECPASYSPTAIAAAIEQVADRHLVLKCLFKRQGADLMMLPQIHAKASLAVFETASTEAENRARLEQFAAMPFDLHATLPIRAMLITSTDARPHQVLIVVHHIVCDAVSLGILAEDLQNMLAGRPMPPLEYSYAAFRQVRQAAEDEEKIRKDKAFWLANLLPLPAPLALPRMEDCDDGDESVSNQGATLVRSLSPQVSDNVKQLCDELGLPTFTFFLGAFGVLMSKMARADSFLLGVPVTGRTQPEEMQLVGYLVNMLALKLEPEADFPATDYLLDLNEQWSECAPYQTYPMSALLQDLSAESYCQHRQGKHPLFDVVFGYLPQSLNGAAEEGQGAGLSRLDVSSDTAKFDLVLEVSETRDGFDCTIQYRERMFEQATILALFKYYFELVASILADPETQVQDLLQNLDYQPVRSDAAQSAERDVDLEFDF encoded by the coding sequence ATGAGTGTTGTAGAAATTAGAGAAGATCTGGATATCGCCGTCATTGGTTTGTCCGGCCGTTTTCCCGGCTCTGACGACTGTCAGACGTTTTGGCGAAATCTGCTCATGGGCGTGGCCGGCATTTCTCATTTCAGTGAAGACGAGTTGCTCGAAGCCGGTCACGACCTAAATAAAATCCGTAATAAGGACTTTGTGCCAGCCAATGGCGTGTTGGCCGGCGCACAGTATTTCGATGCGGAATTCTTCGGATACAGTCAGGCGGAAGCCGCGCTGATGGACCCGCAAACCCGCCTGATGCTGCAATGCGTTTGGCACGCCCTGGAGAACGCCGGCGTGGACCCGGATAAGCGCGGTCGTAATATTGGTTTATTCCTGGGCGCCCGCAGCACGGTGCAGTGGACCATGCAGGCGATGTTGTCCGAGCAGGTGGATAACGTTGGCGGTTTTCTGGCGTCGCAGTTGTCCAATAAAGACGCCATGAGCACGCTGATTTCGTGGAAACTGGGACTGGAAGGCCCGAGTTTCACCATGCAGACCGCCTGCTCTACGAGTCTGGTCAGCATCCATCAGGCGGTGCAGAGTCTGTTGAACGGCGAGTGCGACTTCGCGGTGGCGGGCGGCGTCAGCCTGCTGCTGCCGCAACAGAATGGACACCTCTATCAGGATGGCATGCTGTTTTCCAAGGACGGCAAAACCCGCGCATTCGACGCCGACGCCAGCGGCAGCGTGTTCGGCAGCGGTGTGGGCGCTGTCGTGTTGCGGCGGGCGGGAGACGCCATCGCCGACAACGACCCTATTTGGGCGATTCTCAAGGGCTCCGCCATCAACAACGACGGCGCCCGCAAAGTCGGCTATACCGCGCCCAGCGTGAAAGGGCAGGCGGAGGTGATTCGCGCCGCGCTGCAATTGGCGGAAGTGGACGCCTCCGATATGGATTACATCGAGTGCCATGGCACCGCCACCGGCCTGGGCGACAGCATTGAGTTCATGGCGTTGCGGGAAGTATTTGGCGAGGCGCACGCCAACAGAGGCGAACCTAATCAGTGCGCATTGGGCGCGGTTAAAAGCAATATCGGACATCTGGATTCCGCCGCCGGGGTGGCCGGTTTCATCAAAATGGTGTTGGCGCTCAGACACGGTCTCATCCCGCCAACATTGCATTTCCAACGTCCCAATCCGCAACTGGATTTTGAAAAGTCGTCCTTCTATATCAACACGTGCGCCGAACCCTGGCTGGCGCAGGAAGGTAAACTGCGCACCGGGGGCGTCAGCAGCTTCGGCATAGGCGGAACCAACGCCCATATCGTCCTGCAGGAGTATGCGCCGCTGATGGCGAAGACGCCTATTGAGGCAGCGGGCGCCGAGCGGTTGTTTTTTCCTTTTTCCGCCGTCAATAAAGCCTCGTTGACGCAGCACCTGGAGTCCGTATCCCAGTGGCTGGTGACGCAGGACGGCATTGATCTGCGCGCGCTTTCCCATACCCTGGGCAAGCGTCATAGTTTCTCCTGTCGAGTTCTGCTGGCGGCGGACTCCAAATTCGCCCTGATGCGGGAAATCGAACGTTATTTGGCGCTCGCGGAGGAAGATGATGGGCATGCGTTGATTTATTCGACTCTGGCCTCGCAGATGACGGAAGCGCTGAATGGGGAGCAGGCTCCCCTTGATAACGACGGCATCGAAAAATGGCTCTCCGGCGCCAGTAAGGAATTGCCGCCGTCTTTATTCGGCGGCCTGTCCGGGCAGCCTCTGAAAGAGGTTCCGGGATATGCTTTCGCCCGTGACGATCATGGCGCGGGGCATGTCTCGGATAAAACCTGGGGACGCATCGCAGAAGTACTGTCCGCGCCGGAAGGCAGGAGCCTCTCCAAAAACGCGGCGGGTATGCTGACGCCCTTCTGGAAACCCATACGCTTCCCCAGAGCGCAAGAACAACAGGAGGGCCGGCGGGTGGCGCTCGCCCCGCCATCGTCAGACGCGCTGACGGGGGGGCTTTCACGTCATAATATCGAAGTTCTCGACTGCAACCCCTTGTGTCCTGTCCAACTGCGCAGCGCATTGACGGAGCTTTCCGCTAGAGCGCGCAGCGGGCAATCTCTGACGTTGGCGCTGGCTTTCCCTGCGGATGGCGTCGCAATGGCCGCGGAGTCCCTGCGCGCCCTGTCTGAACTGGGAAGGGGCCTGGCGGATACTGACTTTTCAGGCTACGCGTCCGTACACATCTATCTGCTGGCGCCTGTCTTTTCGACGGGAGACGCTGATCTGCGGCAGGAGGCCGATCAAGTGCTGACGACCGCTGCGTTGAAAGCGCTGGCGTTAGTGGCGCCTCAGGAAATACCCGGTATTACGTGCGCCTGTCTGGGGATTTGTAATCCCAGTGAGAAATGGACGCCGGCGGCGCTCGCCAGGGTGCTGGCGGCGCCCATGCATGGCCCCCTCAAACTCAGTGAAGACGGACTTTACGTGGAGGATTTTCGCTGTCCTGACGAAGACGAAAATGAGGTGCTGGAAGAATCGCGCTTCATGGGCGCGACCTTCGTGATCACCGGCGCAGGGGGCAGAATGGCCAGAGCGATGGCGAAAACCATCGCGGAGCGTTTTCAGGGACGCCTGGCTTTAATCACCCGTCAACAGGCGGATTCGCCCGCCATGCAAAGCCTGCGGCAACAACTCACAGCGGCCGGCGCAGGCGCAGTAGAGATGTTTCCCTATGCGCTGGAAGCGGAAGACGACGCTCTGGCGTTGTTTGAGTCCATTCGCCAACGTCTGGGCGAAATCAGTGTGGTGATTCACGCCGCCGGGGTGACGGATGGCGACTCCTTTGCGCCACTTGCGCAGCTCAATGCAGACCATTATCAGGCGCAACTGGGGCCGAAAGCGCGGGTCGCGCAGGTGCTGGCGCGCGTGTTTGCAAACGTTCCTGTCGAGATGTGCTTTGTCACATCCTCCATGTCCGCGTTCTTTGGCGGAATCGCCCATGCGCCTTATGCGACCGCGAACCTGTTTCTGGACGGCTGGTGTCAACGGCAAAACAGCAAACCCGATGCGCCCCGCTGGGTGGCGGTGAACTGGGAGACCGTTCACTTTGAGGAGGCGTCCCGCAAAGATGCAAACGCCTGGGGAGCCAACGAAACGGCCCTGCTGGGAGCGGAATTTCCCGCCTTGTTCGAACGCAGTTTGCGCGAGTTCGACCGCGAGAACCAAAAGATCTTCTCCGCCGGACAGTTCACCGATCGCCTGTATGCCTGGGGCGGCAGGCGCCCGGCGAGTGGCGCCCATCCAGTTTCCGCGATCAGCAACATCAAGCTGAAGCCAAGGCCCGCCACGGTGGGGGCGGCGTTCGTCGCGCCAGACAGTGCATTGCAGCAGGACATTGCGGCCATCTGGAGCGGTATTCTTGGCGTGGAAGGCGTGGGCGTCGACGATCGCTTTATGGAGCTGGGCGGCGACAGTCTCAAAACCATCGTGATGGCGGAGAAAGTATATAAAAAACTGGGCAAGCGGATCGCTATTCAGGACTTTTTCGCACAACCGACCATTCGGGAAATTGAGCGTCAATGTCTGCTGGAGCAGGAGGGCGCGCCAGTGACCGCATTGGAGATCGATCCCGCCGCGCCTATACTGGCGAGCGCGGATCAGGAGCTGCTGTACATACATCAGACCACTTATCAGGACGCCAGCTATAACATGCCGGTGGCCTTTGAGTGTCCCGCGTCATACAGCCCAACCGCCATTGCGGCGGCGATCGAGCAGGTGGCGGACAGACATCTGGTGCTGAAGTGCTTGTTCAAGCGACAGGGGGCGGATCTGATGATGTTGCCCCAGATCCATGCCAAGGCCAGCCTGGCGGTATTCGAAACCGCTTCGACTGAGGCGGAAAATCGCGCTCGATTGGAGCAGTTCGCCGCCATGCCGTTCGATCTGCACGCCACGCTGCCCATTCGCGCCATGCTGATAACCAGCACTGACGCAAGGCCTCATCAAGTGTTGATCGTCGTCCACCATATTGTCTGCGACGCCGTGTCTCTCGGCATTCTCGCTGAAGATCTGCAAAACATGCTCGCCGGTCGGCCCATGCCTCCTCTGGAATACAGCTACGCGGCGTTCCGTCAGGTGCGACAGGCGGCTGAAGATGAGGAAAAGATCCGCAAGGACAAAGCGTTCTGGCTCGCCAACTTATTGCCGTTGCCGGCGCCTCTGGCGTTGCCCCGGATGGAGGATTGCGACGATGGCGATGAGTCCGTCAGCAATCAGGGCGCGACGCTGGTCCGGTCGCTTTCACCGCAGGTCAGTGACAACGTCAAACAGTTGTGCGATGAACTGGGGCTGCCGACCTTTACATTCTTCCTGGGCGCATTCGGCGTGCTGATGAGCAAGATGGCGCGCGCGGATTCCTTCCTGCTTGGCGTACCGGTCACCGGACGCACCCAGCCGGAAGAAATGCAACTGGTCGGGTATCTGGTCAACATGCTGGCGCTCAAGCTGGAGCCGGAAGCGGATTTCCCGGCGACGGACTACCTGCTGGACCTCAATGAACAGTGGTCTGAATGCGCGCCCTATCAAACTTATCCGATGAGCGCTCTTTTGCAGGACTTGAGCGCAGAGTCCTATTGTCAGCATCGTCAGGGTAAGCATCCTCTGTTCGACGTGGTTTTCGGCTATTTGCCGCAAAGCCTGAACGGCGCGGCTGAGGAGGGGCAGGGCGCCGGGTTGTCGCGACTTGATGTGAGTTCGGACACCGCGAAGTTTGATCTGGTGCTGGAGGTGTCCGAAACCCGGGACGGCTTCGACTGCACTATTCAGTATCGCGAGCGCATGTTCGAACAGGCGACGATACTGGCGCTGTTCAAATACTACTTCGAACTGGTGGCGTCCATTCTCGCGGATCCGGAAACGCAAGTGCAGGACTTACTGCAAAATCTCGATTACCAACCCGTTCGATCTGACGCCGCGCAATCGGCGGAAAGGGATGTGGACTTAGAGTTTGATTTTTAG